The DNA segment CTATGCCATAGCGGTTTCAGGATGCGGTTTCAGATTGATGGGTTAAgaacatttaaaactgaaacaaaaaaagaattaaagacCCTTTACAGCATGCTGGGGTCAGGTATGCTGATGATGCCCTTATTATAATGACCAACTAAAATGGTTTTCTGTTAGAAAGGAGTAAAATGTATCCTTAGAAATCAGTTAAATCTGTACCTTATGATTTGATCTAGTCCTGTGATAGGTGGTGGTAGCTGAACAGTTTGTATAGTGGGAAAACTAATTCAAGTGCATTGttgcttctctttccattttaaacTCGCAAGTTTTGTCCAATTGTTTAGTTCTTTCAGTGATCTTCCTTGAGATTAGAAGTGTTACAAAAGTGACGAAAAACAAGTTCTCAGgattttagatttaaaaaaatattccaaactattcagaataaaaaatgtaGACTTTAAATCTCAACCTGAATAAGTACATATTCTTACTGTACTGAAGCAGAAACTACcacatctctttcttttttcttttctctttgcaatttctttttcctagcaAATGAATTAATCATGTTGTAAAAGAGCACTTGATGgtctttttaaaattagcttGGACATTGAGAAGTTCCAAAATGCACCTCTAATGTTCTTCCTATAAAGCAGTTTAATAAGATGTCATAACAAACATGTAAAATTAGATTTATTGTGTCAAGAGGCAAAATAACCTCATTACACAGAAAGCTCCAACAAACTGAAGCTTCCCTAATATATAATCCAGTAGTTTAATTTGTAAACCCGATTATTGCTCTTAACAGAGTTCATTAGTACCTCAGAGTCCTCTAAGACATTTGAATGATACttgttataattaatatttagtTTTTAACACTGTTCAGAGTTTCCCAAACTTTCAAAATGGCTCTTGTAATTGCTCCTTTAAAATCTGCCAGCTGTGCAAACCTAATTGCTATGAAGATACAGAGGGGCTGCATGGATGCAGCGTGGCATTGCATTGATTAACTAATCATCTGTATTCTTCCTCAGTAGAAGGTTTGAATACTCTTTCTGAACAACGGTGCTTCCTCTCAGTCACAGgtaaatattatttctgtatcCATATTTATGTCATTCAATAAATCTGGATTTGGCTGGGTACATACGGACACGGACTGATGGTCTCCAGGGAATGACACCGGAGCATAAACACTGATTCTTCACTGAATGTCAGTGAGTATAAAAAGTCTACAGAAAACACAGTCCAAAATGTTGAGCAACAGGGAAGTGAATGTGGCAAACTTCTATTCTAGTGAGATGTGCAGTTCAGGTGTGTTTTACATCAGTGCTGCTTGTACACTGGTCCAAAAATTCCACAATGTACCAACCCTGACTGAATGCCTGCGGTTTGCTCAGCATGAAATCATAAGCTTAAAAGCTGCCATCTCTGCTTCCTTGCttcaaaacagagcaaaactctgtttcagagcagacTCCCATTAGTGagtctgctgctctgctcctgcagctttaGTGTTGTGGGTGTTGTGtggcttttctcatttctgcttgCTCTGCTCATTAAGAACTTCACAGCAGCAAATTTGTCTGCCTTTGCCTCCACTGTCTTTCAGGCTGGAGTGACTGTGCCCTCGAGCTCTTGAGATAGTGTGGGACAgtagcactgcagtgctgatgTTGTGTGACAGCATCAGAATAATTAACAGAAGGATGTGGCTGAACAGTGAATAGATATCTCCAGAAGTATCTCTTCCTTGATGCTAGCTGCAATTGGTGCCCTTTGGGGTACTTACAAAAGCAGATAGGGAAAGTCCTATGGAAGCAATGGAGTTGCCTCCCCAAGGACAAAGGGGCAAAACTTCCAGGCAAAGGACTCAATGGGTGCAGGGATTGGAGGGATGCGTGGAGGAATGGAGGGACGATGGAAAAGAAGGATGGATGGATTGTGGAGCAGATGGAGgagatgatggatggatggatggatgatggatggatggataagaACTTTGGGTGGTGGGGTGGATGAAGAGAATAAGTTGGTGGTTGGTGGGGCTGGTGGGAGAGCAGGACAGATGAGTGGTGGGGACAAAATGGAGGAGAAGGTCGGGTGGTGGGGCAAGTGGAcgaggatggatggatggacagacaaTGGTGAAACAAGAGCAGATGGATGGATGGCAAGTGGGACAGTAGGATAGCGGGCAGCCCCATTGAGGCCCCCCTCAGGCATCGTCATTGCCCCTGCAGGAGAAACAAGCCAGCACCAACCTGGCCATGTTCCAGAAGGCACAGAGCActggatgaggaagaggagatcACATCACCGAGTCCCAGGTCAACAAGCTGCAGGCCAAGGGCGGCAACATTGGAGCCAGGGTGGGACCCCCTCCTTCTGCCCTACAGCTGCCTGCGAACAGCCCCCAGCCATCCCCTCACTCACCATCTCCTCTCTTACCCCAGCCCAGGAGCTGTATGATGATGAGTGACCCCACTGCTGCCCCTACCCGTCAGATGGGGACTTAACAATTTAGCAAAAGTTAATCAATGACTACTGGAAGAACTCAGGTGTTGGTTGGGTTGGGGAAGGGTCACAATGTCACCTCACCCACCCCAAGAAACACTACCACAGAGGAACATCAGTGGGGGAAGAGGTTTAAATGGTGCCCAAAACTGGGCAGCTGGGGGTTTATGGGGCGGTTATGTGGTGGCTCTGGGGCAGGGTAGAGAGGAATTGTAGGACATCCCTTTGGGTGAGTGTTTCCAATTAGGCTGAGTCCACATCAGGGTCTGGAAGAGAAAGATGCGGAAGTTGGGGAAGATGGTAGACAAGAGGACATAGCTGTTCAGAGTTCCCTCCTCCCACCTGAATGACAACACAAGGGACTCACCCTGTCCCACCGCTGGGGCCACCTCAACACGATATGTGACAAAGGCGTCAAAGGcgaagaggaaggagaggataAGGCTGAAAGTctggggaggagaaaaggaagcaggGCCTGGTGAGGTGAAAGGAGGCGAGGCTGGGTTGGGGGTGGAGTTTGGGGGGGTTTGATGGGAGACATGACACTCACGAAGGTGGTGGCAGCCAAGGCATCTCGGGAGGCAGCCAGGGCCACCAGAGCCACAACGAGGAAGATAATGGTCCCGCTGACAGCCCGGAGGAGGTCCTGAGGGGGACACCATGGGGAACAGCATGGGGATAACGCAGTGGAGGAACACCAGGAGATGCTGAACTGAACAATGAGGGTATGCTATGGGAGGACACCAAGGGGACAACACCATGGAGGAACATAGAGATGCCGGGGGGTACCCAGCAGGGACTCCAGATGTTGAGATGGACACCAAGGGGTGACGCTATGAGGGGACACTGTGGGAGATAACCAGAATATGCCAAGAGGGACATCATAGGGGAACACCAAGGTGGGCACTGAGAGGTAACACCATGGGGAACACCAGGAGATGCTAACATGGACATCAGGTTGGACACCAACGTGTAACACCTGGGAGGACACCAGAAGATGCCAGAGGTTCACCAAGGTGTGACACTAGGAGTTGCCAAGATGGACACCATGGGATGACACCAAGGTGGGCACACCAAGAGATGCCAGAATGTGGGACATGTGGGGCAGAGGTGAGGCCATGAGGGGCTGCCATGGGGCCACATACCAGGCAGGGCCCATAGCCGTGGGGCAGACGAGGGGGGTTCCTCAGCAGCCGCCCCCCCAGCGCTGCTGCCACTGCCAGggcttgaagcagagctggagccagTGTGGGAGGTGCAGGGGGGGCCAGCAGCCCCACAACTGCTCCACACAGCACCTGGGGAGACATGGGAACAGGTTGGAGGGGCACAGCAGACCCACAGTATCCTGTGGGGGCCTGTGGCACCCCCATACACACCCACATTGCCCCAAAGAACCCCGGAAAGCACCCATAGAGACCCGTAGTGCCCAAGAGCGCCTCTTATGGCACTTACTGGGGATTTATGGTACCCTGTTAgggacccacagcaccccagcatccttacagcaCCCCATAGGGCCCTCAGAAACTCCCACAACACCCCCACAGAGGCCCACAGGACCCCATAGCACCTCCCAGCGCCCCTGAGCACCCCTTTATCACCCCATACTACTCCAATAGCCCCACAATACTGCCTTAGtgctccccagagctccacagCAACACCATCACACCCCCCTGAACCCCAGAGTACACACAGCAAACTCATCACATCTCCTTCATACCCCTCAGAACTCCTATAGTCCCCAGCAACCCCagagagccccatagcacccactaCACCCCATAGAAGCCCATAGAGCCCTACAGCACCCTGTATCCCTCCCCTGTACCAGCtcagcccccagcagcagccccttgGGAGTGCGCAGGAACCCCAGCTCGAAGGCTCcgtccagctcctgctgccccataGTGGGGGGAATGTGTGGGGTTGGAGGGGGAGACAGTGATGACATGTGGGTCCCTCCCCCTGTGACAGGCAGCACTGGGACGAGGGACAAAAGGATATTGTGCAGGAAAGGAGAGGGTGGAGGGAGCATCTGCGTGGGGAATGGGAAGTGATAGAGGAGACTGCTAGAGGACTAGGAAGCACTAGGGTGACTGAGGGGGGACTGGAAGCAAGTGGGGGGCAACTGGAGTTGACTGGGAGAACTGAGGAGGGACCCTGCTATGACTAGGAGTGATTAGGAACTACTAAGAAGCACTGAGGGGATTGGGAATACCATGGGGTGACAGGGAGCAACATGGGAGGCACTGAGAGAAAACTGGGGGGGAGCTAGGAGGCACCCTGGGATGACTGGGGGCAACTGAGGGGAAAATGGGAGTTACCTGGTCTTGTCAAGTTAAAGCCACCTCACCCAGTTGGCCAGCCTGCTGCCAAAGATTCCCTTGTTTCATCTAGACAGGTGGGTTCCCATCCCTCTTTACCAAGCTATAGCCTTCAAAGAGCCTCCCATTGTCATAACAGCCAAAACCCTCAGAATGGCACCAGCCCTGAAGCCAGCAGTTGA comes from the Melopsittacus undulatus isolate bMelUnd1 chromosome 6, bMelUnd1.mat.Z, whole genome shotgun sequence genome and includes:
- the LOC101868310 gene encoding CKLF-like MARVEL transmembrane domain-containing protein 5; this encodes MGQQELDGAFELGFLRTPKGLLLGAELVLCGAVVGLLAPPAPPTLAPALLQALAVAAALGGRLLRNPPRLPHGYGPCLDLLRAVSGTIIFLVVALVALAASRDALAATTFTFSLILSFLFAFDAFVTYRVEVAPAVGQDPDVDSA